A genomic window from Bradyrhizobium lupini includes:
- a CDS encoding EAL domain-containing protein, with amino-acid sequence MSAIAAALGGYATLGIRHAGDLVAKTFDESLMSINYARAAGADFAAMRVASAQRLLTKDPSVRARLEAEINELAKSLSEDVTIAAERSQSARAAKAAAKVQEAAKAWTALHRRSLQPLAGEHGSVEANAREIADLDQYSNAVNQQIELLVNYTAGDGFLFRQRALAAIRRDVQLNVAGLTVALLLSGLFSWMLARRIIGPVAIASKLARSIADGDLNTDIPEGGGDELGTLLSAMGRMRDNIRTMVDREVAQRRSAQVRLSDALENSREGVVLLDNDGQIALSNSRASEFIHCLPQLVHPGWLRGTRASSEDSSPALILRDNFSDVDSEEGEAQLPDGRWLRVSRSATQEGGVMLVYSDITGLKQQKAELHATNLRLDAALTHMSQGLCLYDREGRLQVVNRRFCEIFDISPELVRPGMTFEDVLRLSVAAGTHGSQTVADLLAECEEFQARRRSGNYLQRLSEGRIVSIAHRPTSDGGWLISCEDVTEQQRAQSQIAFMARHDALTRLPNRSLFGERIEQAVAEAGRGAGFAVFCIDLDNFKQINDTLGHPVGDALLCAVSERLSGCVRDVDTVARLGGDEFAVIQFDVRNAEEAESLAQRIVESVGAPYELLGHRIIVGCSVGISLAPADGATREKLLKNADMALYRSKMDGRGTWRFFEPAMDASLQSRRALEIDLREAMDKQEFALFYQPIYDLRRDRISGFEALLRWQHPNRGFVPPDQFIPLAEEIGLIAPLGEWVLNRACEQAANWPDELKIAVNVSASQFRDPKFADVIANAIDASALSPHRLELEITESVLLGNSSETIATLHELKARGLRIALDDFGTGYSSLSYLRSFPFDKIKIDQSFVRDATATKGSKLIVRAITSLGRSLGMTTTAEGVETVEQLNQMKAEGCNEAQGFLFSRPVPATELASTILSLRNGLKERDRSRALAS; translated from the coding sequence ATGAGCGCCATTGCAGCAGCCCTCGGAGGCTATGCCACCCTTGGTATCCGGCATGCCGGCGACCTGGTGGCCAAAACCTTCGACGAGTCACTGATGTCGATCAATTACGCACGCGCGGCTGGCGCCGATTTCGCCGCAATGCGCGTGGCGTCGGCACAACGCCTCCTCACCAAGGATCCGTCGGTCCGTGCACGACTTGAAGCCGAAATCAACGAGCTGGCGAAATCGCTGTCGGAGGATGTGACCATCGCGGCGGAACGGTCGCAATCCGCGCGGGCCGCAAAAGCGGCGGCCAAAGTCCAGGAGGCCGCAAAAGCCTGGACCGCGCTTCATCGTCGTTCACTTCAACCGCTTGCTGGCGAGCATGGGAGCGTTGAAGCGAATGCGCGTGAGATCGCCGATCTCGATCAGTACTCCAACGCCGTCAATCAGCAGATTGAACTGCTTGTGAACTATACGGCCGGTGATGGCTTTCTATTCCGTCAACGTGCGCTGGCTGCAATCAGGCGGGATGTGCAACTCAATGTGGCGGGGCTGACTGTTGCCCTTCTTCTGTCCGGGTTGTTCTCGTGGATGTTGGCACGCCGCATCATCGGCCCAGTCGCGATTGCCTCCAAACTGGCAAGGAGTATTGCCGATGGTGACTTGAACACAGACATTCCGGAGGGCGGCGGTGATGAGCTGGGTACCCTCCTGAGCGCAATGGGAAGGATGCGGGACAACATCAGGACGATGGTGGACCGGGAGGTGGCGCAGCGGCGTTCGGCCCAGGTGAGGCTTTCCGATGCACTCGAGAACTCCCGCGAGGGCGTCGTCCTCCTCGATAATGATGGTCAGATCGCCCTATCCAATTCTAGGGCCAGCGAGTTCATTCATTGCTTGCCACAGCTCGTTCACCCGGGCTGGTTGCGGGGAACGCGGGCGTCCAGCGAGGACAGCTCACCAGCACTCATTCTCCGAGACAACTTTAGCGATGTGGATAGCGAGGAAGGTGAAGCCCAGCTCCCTGACGGTAGGTGGCTGCGGGTCAGCCGCAGCGCGACCCAGGAAGGCGGCGTGATGCTCGTCTACAGCGACATTACCGGTTTAAAGCAGCAGAAAGCTGAGCTGCACGCGACGAATCTGAGACTGGACGCGGCGCTGACGCACATGTCGCAAGGCCTCTGTCTCTATGACAGGGAGGGACGGCTGCAGGTGGTTAACCGTCGCTTCTGCGAGATCTTTGATATCTCCCCGGAGCTTGTGCGTCCAGGCATGACGTTCGAAGACGTCCTCCGCCTGAGTGTTGCCGCCGGCACTCATGGCAGTCAGACCGTAGCCGATCTTCTGGCGGAATGCGAGGAGTTCCAGGCTCGCCGCAGGAGCGGCAACTACCTCCAGCGGCTCAGTGAGGGACGCATCGTCTCGATCGCTCATCGCCCCACATCCGACGGCGGCTGGCTCATCAGTTGCGAAGACGTGACCGAACAACAAAGGGCGCAATCTCAAATCGCGTTCATGGCGCGCCACGACGCTCTGACCAGATTACCCAACCGGTCTCTCTTCGGCGAGCGAATCGAGCAGGCCGTCGCGGAGGCCGGCCGGGGGGCGGGGTTTGCCGTATTTTGTATCGATCTGGATAACTTCAAGCAGATCAACGATACCCTGGGACATCCGGTGGGCGACGCGCTGCTTTGCGCGGTTTCCGAGCGGTTAAGCGGGTGCGTCCGAGATGTTGATACCGTTGCGCGTTTGGGTGGCGACGAGTTTGCGGTCATTCAATTTGACGTCCGAAACGCTGAAGAGGCCGAGAGCCTCGCCCAGCGCATCGTTGAGAGTGTCGGAGCGCCCTATGAACTGCTCGGGCATCGCATCATCGTCGGGTGCAGCGTCGGAATTTCGCTCGCGCCAGCGGACGGTGCGACGCGAGAAAAGCTACTGAAAAATGCGGACATGGCGCTGTACCGGTCCAAAATGGACGGTAGGGGAACATGGCGATTCTTCGAGCCAGCAATGGATGCAAGCCTGCAAAGCCGCCGAGCGCTCGAAATCGACCTGCGCGAGGCTATGGACAAGCAAGAGTTCGCGCTGTTCTACCAGCCGATTTATGACTTGCGAAGGGATCGGATTAGCGGCTTCGAAGCATTGTTGCGCTGGCAGCACCCGAATAGGGGGTTCGTGCCGCCCGACCAATTCATTCCGCTCGCCGAAGAAATCGGTCTCATTGCTCCGCTCGGTGAATGGGTTCTCAACCGCGCGTGCGAACAAGCGGCCAATTGGCCCGACGAGCTCAAGATTGCGGTCAATGTCTCGGCGAGTCAGTTTCGTGACCCGAAGTTTGCAGACGTCATCGCCAACGCGATCGACGCATCAGCGCTTTCACCGCACCGCCTTGAGCTCGAAATAACGGAATCAGTTCTCCTTGGCAACAGCTCCGAAACCATCGCGACGCTGCACGAGCTCAAGGCGCGTGGGCTGCGCATCGCTTTGGACGATTTTGGGACCGGCTATTCGTCACTGAGTTACCTCCGCAGTTTTCCCTTTGACAAAATTAAGATCGATCAGTCCTTCGTCCGCGACGCAACGGCGACAAAGGGATCGAAATTGATCGTCAGGGCCATTACCAGCCTCGGAAGGAGCCTTGGTATGACAACAACAGCGGAGGGGGTGGAGACGGTTGAGCAGTTGAACCAGATGAAGGCGGAAGGTTGCAACGAGGCGCAAGGGTTCTTGTTCAGCCGCCCGGTCCCTGCAACCGAACTCGCCTCAACGATCCTGAGCTTGCGAAACGGCCTTAAGGAAAGGGACCGGAGCAGGGCGTTAGCCAGCTAG